Proteins encoded in a region of the Vicia villosa cultivar HV-30 ecotype Madison, WI linkage group LG5, Vvil1.0, whole genome shotgun sequence genome:
- the LOC131607756 gene encoding polygalacturonase inhibitor 2-like, producing MHFSSCMFLVLLILTTHHFTPSLSEKCNPYDKTTLLQIKKQLGNPTKLSSWNPTTDCCDSWYGVSCDFNTWLYRVIHLALDNLNLPQPVQIPPAITNLPFLLFLSLNNNPNLVGPIPSTISNLTRLEYFFLSHTSISGEIPNTLSNNKRLISLDFSYSKLTGTLPATLPSLPKISGIIFSGNKLTGTIPESYGSFPKSFTVLNLSRNRLSGKIPASLAKLNLLFVELEQNMLEGDASVFFGSKKSTFKILLGKNSFAFDIGKVGLSKDLHALDLSNNKIYGFLPEGLTKLKFLNKLNVSNNNLCGQIPQGGKMQRFDESSYAHNKCLCGSPLLACKA from the coding sequence ATGCACTTCTCCTCATGCATGTTTCTTGTCTTATTAATCCTAACAACACACCACTTCACACCTTCACTCTCAGAAAAATGTAACCCATATGACAAAACTACCCTCCTCCAAATCAAAAAACAACTAGGCAACCCAACCAAACTCTCTTCATGGAACCCAACCACCGATTGCTGCGACAGTTGGTACGGTGTCTCATGCGACTTCAACACATGGCTCTACCGTGTCATCCATCTTGCTCTCGACAACCTCAACCTCCCTCAACCCGTTCAAATCCCACCCGCCATCACCAACCTCCCTTTCCTCCTCTTCCTCTCTCTCAACAACAATCCCAATCTTGTTGGCCCTATCCCATCCACCATTTCCAACCTCACCAGACTCGAGTACTTTTTCCTCAGCCACACCAGCATCTCCGGTGAGATACCCAACACTCTCTCTAACAACAAACGCCTCATAAGCCTCGACTTTAGTTACAGCAAACTCACCGGTACTCTCCCTGCCACACTCCCGTCTCTTCCTAAAATTTCCGGAATCATTTTCTCCGGCAATAAACTCACTGGCACAATACCAGAATCCTACGGTTCGTTTCCAAAATCATTTACAGTGCTGAATCTTTCGCGAAACCGCCTCTCCGGGAAGATTCCGGCTTCTCTGGCGAAACTGAACCTGTTGTTCGTGGAATTAGAACAGAACATGTTGGAGGGTGATGCTTCAGTGTTTTTTGGTTCGAAGAAAAGCACTTTCAAGATATTATTAGGAAAGAACTCGTTTGCTTTTGATATTGGAAAAGTTGGATTGTCTAAGGATTTGCATGCTTTGGATTTGAGCAACAATAAAATCTACGGTTTTTTACCTGAAGGACTCACTAAGCTGAAGTTTTTGAATAAGTTGAATGTTAGCAACAATAATTTGTGTGGTCAGATTCCACAAGGTGGAAAAATGCAAAGGTTTGATGAGTCTTCTTATGCTCATAATAAATGCTTGTGTGGATCTCCTCTTCTAGCTTGCAAAGCTTGA
- the LOC131605726 gene encoding uncharacterized protein LOC131605726: MARIRFSPLAATILVVILISGCEKAMGEAMEIDGAVKCCYDNHIGRTNRKMAEQRRGPGRPRTRNVETGPGTENTGVPWVQIMQQMQQNQMMMQMMQGMHGQQPTAPAPTPQAAAGPDFRAFFRMDPPEFLGGLDPVIAHDWLYGMEMIFQAIQCTEEEKVIFAAQKMKGPAGRWWNTESTYFTNQGIPKDWQHFKTAFLEKYYPNSVRALKEREFQSFKQGNMSVSEYAEKFEDMAAYSRQAAYAPDELWKIDQFLMGLNADIVHSVSQREFTTYAECLRQCYVAENTLKRVQEEREQNKPVRRDQGRSGQHLRPRNSPTMKKPVYGDRSTQPPQCGKCNRKHYGNCSTDSKKCYKCGMTGHFMKDCAAPDIPEKTKGRVYTLDARKTQGNTNLVAGMCYVNNQPLFVLVYCGATHSFVSYHCARRLGFEASPLLNPMIISSATDDVEEAREVCKDCSITFNGRRFLIDLICLPLKKIDVVLGMDWLSPNSVYIGCKEKAIFIPAEGTTSTNAIEHLLEGTVNMVNYLFAREKSFLLILTSDSKDRKSVLEIPVVCEFSDVFPDDVTSLPPEREVEFSIDLVPGTAPVSITPYRMSPAELRELKSQLEELTRYGHYEFLVMPFGVTNAPAVFMDYMNRVFQPYLDQFVVIFIDDILVYSQTIEEHMEHLRIVLSVLREKQLFAKFSKCELWMSEVKFLGHVISGGGVAVDPSKVEAVINWGRPKNATEVRSFLGLAGYYRRFIMGFSKLALPLTRLTRKEVSFEWNSECEKSFQKLKEKLTTAPVLVIPDPNRSYEVFCDASKKGLGGVLMQDGQVIAYASRQLRPHEENYPTHDLELAAIVFALKKELNRRQRRWMEYLKDFDFDLKYHPGKANKVADALSRKEIKVAELMMLEFGLMEKFRNLDLQFEWAPTGVLISNLCIENELRERIRQAQWNDVELQAKANLPDFVRTSDGLIVFGRRMCVPNDAELRRLILDEAHKSKFTIHPGSTKMYQDLKGNFWWPGMKRDVANYVEQCVICQQVKIEHQRPGGMLQPLDVPVWK; encoded by the exons ATGGCTAGAATAAGATTTTCACCTCTTGCTGCCACTATTCTTGTTGTCATATTGATCTCCG GATGCGAGAAAGCAATGGGTGAGGCTATGGAAATTGATGGTGCGGTGAAGTGTTGTTATGACAATCACATAGGAAG GACAAACAGGAAGATGGCTGAacaacgcagaggtcccggaaggcccaggACGAGGAATGTGGAGACTGGGCCTGGAACTGAGAATACGGGTGTGCCTTGGGTGCAgataatgcaacagatgcaacagaatcagatgatgatgcagatgatgcAAGGCATGCATGGGCAACAACCAACCGCTCCTGCCCCTACTCCTCAGGCTGCAGCAGGGCCTGACTTTCGTGCTTTCTTTCGGATGGATCCGCCAGAGTTCTTGGGTGGCTTGGACCCAGTTATTGCTCATGATTGGTTGTATGGCATGGAGATGATATTTCAGGCCATTCAGTGCACAGAGGAAGAGAAAGTGATATTTGCTGCTCAGAAAATGAAGGGACCGGCAGGTAGATGGTGGAATACGGAGTCTACGTATTTCACTAATCAAGGAATTCCAAAGGATTGGCAACACTTTAAGACGGCGTTCTTGGAGAAGTACTATCCCAACAGTGTGCGTGCTTTGAAGGAGCGTGAGTTTCAATCCTTTAAGCAAGGAAACATGTCGGTGTCTgaatatgctgagaagtttgaggaCATGGCTGCTTATTCTAGACAAGCTGCCTATGCACCAGACGAGCtatggaagattgatcagttcCTCATGGGGCTGAATGCTGATATTGTACACAGTGTGTCTCAAAGGGAGTTTACTACTTATGCTGAGTGTTTGAGGCAATGCTATGTTGCTGAGAACACATTGAAGAGGGTTCAGGAGGAAAGAGAGCAGAACAAGCCGGTTCGTAGGGATCAAGGAAGGTCGGGGCAGCATTTGAGACCCCGTAATTCTCCAACAATGAAGAAACCAGTTTATGGGGATCGCTCTACTCAGCCCCCTCAATGTGGCAAGTGCAATAGGAAGCATTATGGTAATTGCTCAACAGATTCAAAGAAGTGTTACAAATGCGGGATGACGGGTCACTTTATGAAAGATTGTGCAGCTCCGGATATTCCTGAAAAGACTAAAGGTCGTGTTTACACCTTGGACGCCAGGAAGACTCAAGGGAACACCAATCTTGTTGCTGGTATGTGTTATGTTAATAATCAGCCCTTGTTTGTGTTAGTTTATTGTGGAGCAACACattcttttgtttcctatcattgtgcGAGGAGACTTGGTTTTGAAGCAAGTCCTCTCCTGAATCCTATGATTATCTCGTCAGCTACTGATGACGTAGAAGAAGCTCGAGAAGTTTGCAAGGATTGTTCTATTACCTTCAATGGTCGTAGATTCTTGATTGACCTTATCTGTCTACCGCTTAAGAAGATCGATGTGGTGCTGGGAATGGACTGGTTGTCACCTAACTCGGTGTACATCGGTTGTAAAGAGAAGGCTATCTTCATTCCTGCTGAGGGAACTACATCAACCAATGCCATTGAACATCTTCTTGAAGGTACAGTTAACATGGTCAATTACCTTTTTGCTCGAGAGAAGTCTTTCCTTTTGATTCTTACGTCGGACTCCAAGGACAGGAAGAGTGTATTGGAGATTCCGGTTGTGTGTGAATTTTCCGATGTATTTCCGGATGATGTTACTTCTCTTCCGCCGGAAAGGGAAGTtgaattctctattgatcttgttccGGGTACCGCTCCAGTTTCGATTACCCCTTATAGGATGTCTCCTGCAGAGCTAAGAGAGTtaaagagtcagctagaagagtt gacgagaTACGGTCATTATGAGTTCTTGGTTATGCCATTCGGGGTAACCAATGCTCCTGCTGTCTTTATGGATTACATGAACCGAGTGTTCCAACCGTATTTGGACCAGTTCGTGGtaatcttcatagatgacatcttggtCTACTCTCAGACTATCGAAGAGCACATggagcatttgaggattgtgcTGTCGGTTCTTCGAGAAAAGCAGTTGTTTGCCAAGTTTAGTAAGTGTGAGTTATGGATGTCCGAAGTTAAGTTTCTTGGACATGTCATATCTGGCGGCGGCGTAGCTGTAGACCCTTCAAAGGTAGAAGCAGTAATAAATTGGGGACGACCCAAGAATGCAACTGAGGTCCGTAGTTTCCTAGGCTTGGCAGGTTACTATCGGAGGTTCATTATGGGATTTTCCAAATTGGCATTACCTTTGACCAGACTTACAAGGAAGGAAGTCTCATTCGAATGGAATTCAGAATGTGagaagagttttcagaaactcaagGAGAAACTAACTACAGCTCCAGTGTTGGTGATCCCAGATCCAAACCGATCTTATGAAGTattttgtgatgcttctaagaaaggtttgGGTGGAGTGTTGATGCAAGATGGACAGGTTATAGCTTATGCATCTAGACAGTTGAGAcctcatgaagagaattatcctactcatgaccTTGAACTCGCTGCAATTGTGTTCgcactcaag aaggaacttaACAGGCGTcagaggagatggatggagtacttgaaggactttgattttgatttgaagtaCCATCCCGGTAAAGCTAATAAGGTAGCCGATGCCTTGAGTAGAAAGGAGATAAAAGTTGCAGAACTGATGATGTTGGAGTTTGGCCTTATGGAGAAGTTCAGAAATTTGGATTTACAATTTGAGTGGGCACCAACGGGTGTATTGATTAGTAACTTGTGTATTGAGAATGAGTTGCGGGAAAGGATCCGTCAAGCACAGTGGAATGATGTAGAATTGCAAGCTAAAGCAAACCTTCCAGATTTTGTTCGTACATCTGATGGACTCATTGTTTTTGGACGAAGGATGTGTGTGCCAAATGACGCGGAGTTAAGGAGGTTAATTTTGGACGAGGCTCACAAGAGCAAATTCACCATTCATCCCGGATCAACCAAGATGTACCAAGACTTGAAAGGGAATTTTTGGTGGCCCGGTATGAAAAGAGATGTGGCTAACTATGTAGAGCAGTGCGTGATTTGTCAACAAGTGAAGATAGAACACCAAAGGCCCGGTGGTATGCTACAACCGTTGGATGTTCCTGTCTGGAAGTGA